The segment GCGCCGGGTCGACCCGGCGCCCGTCACGGGCCCGGGCACGTCAGTCCCGCACCCCGCACAGATGCAGCAGCGCCGCCACCGCCCGGTACGGATCCGTCCGTCCCGCCAGCTCCTCCGCCGCCAGCAGCTGGTCCTCCAGCGCCTCCGCGGACTCCACCCGTACGTCGTCACCGACGCCGTCCGTGAAGACCCGCACCCCGTACCAGGCCCGCAGCGGTACGCCGATCCCGGTCAGGGTCGCGGCGAGCGCCTCGCGGCGGTCGGCGCGGACCGTCAGGCCCAGCCGGTTGGTGTAGGTGGCCGCGTTCGGGCCGAAGGCGGCGACCGCCCCCGCCCAGTCGCCGTGGAGGGCGGGCCGCATGGCGAGCGCGTCGCCGTTGCGGACCAGCAGGGAGAGCAGCCCGCCCGGGGCGAGCACGCGTGCCAGGGCGGCGAGCATGGGGTCGGGTTCGGGGACGTACATCAGGACGCCGTGGCACAGCACCACGTCGAAACTGCCGGGCCCGAAGTGACGGCCGGTCTCGCGGCCGTCGCCTTCCACCAGGGTGACGCGGTCGCGTATGCCCTCCGGTTCGGCGGCGAGCGCGTCGCGCAGGGCGCCGAGCATGACCGGATCGGACTCCAGGCCGGTGACCAGGTGCCCGGCGCGGGCCAGCCGCAGGGCCTGCGTGCCCTGGCCGGCGCCGACGTCCAGCACGCGAAGGCGCTGCCCCACCGGGAAGCGGGAGGTGATCTGCTCGTCGAGCTGCCTGGCCACGAGCTCCTGGCGCACGGTGTTCCGCAGTCCGTCCAGCTTGCTCAGCCAGGCGTCGGCCGCACCGGTGAACCCGCTCAGAGCTTCGCGCCGCGCTTGACCTGCGGCTTCGGCAGCCGCAGCTTGCGCATCTGCAGGGTCCGCATCAGACCGTAGGCGACCGCGCCCTTGGTCGGCTTGTCCGCGAACCGGATCCGCAGCTGGCGGCGCAGCGTGAAGGCCGTGACGAAGGAGTCGACCACGATCAGCACGATCACGACCAGCCACAGCAGCAGCGCCAGGTTCTTCAGCGCCGTGTTGTTGACGATGCTCATGACGAGGATGAGCACGGCAATCGGCAGGAAGAACTCCGCCACCCGCAGCCGTGCGTCCACGTAGTCCCGTACGAACTTGCGCACCGGGCCGGCGTCACGGGCCGGCAGATAGCGCTCGTCGCCTCCGGACAGCGCCTTCTGCCGCTTGGCCATCTCGACCCGGCGGGCCTCGCGGGCCTGCTTGGACGCGGCCTTGCGGTCGGTCGGAACGGACACCACTGTGCGGCGGCGGGTCTGGGACTCGCTTCGCTTGGGTGTGGGGCGACCCTTGGGAGCCTGCGGATCGCGGGACTGGCGCTCGTCCTCGACCGTGGTGGTCGAGGCCTTGGCGGCCTGCTCATCTTCGGAACGACGTCGGAACACAACCCCAGGTTACGTGGTCCCCGAGCCGTCCCCCAGTCTCCCCGTCATCCCAGGGCCGTAGGACACCGAACTGTGATCGTCCTGGAGGAGGAGCGCATCAGGGCACGAACAGTGGGGTAATGGA is part of the Streptomyces sp. NBC_01262 genome and harbors:
- a CDS encoding class I SAM-dependent methyltransferase encodes the protein MRQELVARQLDEQITSRFPVGQRLRVLDVGAGQGTQALRLARAGHLVTGLESDPVMLGALRDALAAEPEGIRDRVTLVEGDGRETGRHFGPGSFDVVLCHGVLMYVPEPDPMLAALARVLAPGGLLSLLVRNGDALAMRPALHGDWAGAVAAFGPNAATYTNRLGLTVRADRREALAATLTGIGVPLRAWYGVRVFTDGVGDDVRVESAEALEDQLLAAEELAGRTDPYRAVAALLHLCGVRD
- a CDS encoding DUF3043 domain-containing protein; the encoded protein is MFRRRSEDEQAAKASTTTVEDERQSRDPQAPKGRPTPKRSESQTRRRTVVSVPTDRKAASKQAREARRVEMAKRQKALSGGDERYLPARDAGPVRKFVRDYVDARLRVAEFFLPIAVLILVMSIVNNTALKNLALLLWLVVIVLIVVDSFVTAFTLRRQLRIRFADKPTKGAVAYGLMRTLQMRKLRLPKPQVKRGAKL